In the genome of Harpia harpyja isolate bHarHar1 chromosome 8, bHarHar1 primary haplotype, whole genome shotgun sequence, the window GGCTCGCCCCACCGCCCGCACCAGCACCGCCATGGGGGTGACCCGGTGGGCGGGCCGGTTCCCCCCCCCGGCTAccggggaaggggaagaaggaggaggaagaggaagaggagcggTTCCGTCCCGTCCGTGGCTCCGGCCCGGCTCCTTCCGGTCGCTGTGGCCGTCGGGAAAACGGAAGGAGGAGGGGGTGGCGTCACGCTAACGGTcggagaagggaagggggggggaaagggagccGGCGATTGGGCGAGGCGCTGGCGCGCGGCAGCGCTGCTGGGCGCTGATAggctggggaagagggggggcGGGCCGAGCGCGGCCCGCGCGCGGTGTTTTGAGTTACCggggccctgcctgaggaggagaaggaggccgCGGCCTGTGGGGTTATGGCGGGGGCTATGGCGGCGGCCTGGGAGTTccacctgcccctctcccccgccGACCTGCTGCGGGACGACGGCCCTGGGCGCTACGTGGTGCAGGAGGTGCTGCCCGCCCGCGAGCTGCCGCCCGCCCTCACGGGTAAggcccccccacacacatacacatatacaccCCTCACGGCCTGGCCCGGTTCTACCGCCGGCTCACGGCCGTGATCGCATCCCCCCGTCCCTCTCCGTGTTTCCCCGCAGCCTTCCGGACTGCCTTTCGGGCTCGGGGCGcgctggcagtgctgcagcattTCGACCCCCTCTACAGCTTGCTGCAGTGAGTACAGAGCGACGAGCGCGGAGGCCGGGGGTACCGGGAGGGGAGCGGGTGGAGGAGGGTTGTGGAGAGGCTGGCGCACCTGAGCGTTCACGCCTTTCCCTCGTGGTGTTTACTCTCTGCCCTCACACGCTCTGCTTGCCCTGCAGCCACTTCCAAGCTGTGGGGACTGATGCCAAGGAGGATGCCCTGGAGCTGATGATGCGCGGTGGGTATCTGCTGTTTTCAGCTGAGGTGGGAGTAATAGAGAGGTTGATCTCCTGTGGCAGCTCAGTGATGATATAAAGGCTAATGTGACTCGACCAGCTGGGTTGCACCCTCAGCCCATTCCAGTAATACGGGTCTGTAATCTTGGTGGACAACGCTGAGCTGTGCATGTTCGCTGTAAGGGCAGGCCGACAGAAAATCCCCTTCCCTGCGTCCCTGGAAAATACATCTTGGGATGCGTCAGCTCTGAGCAAGTGTTTCTATGAGCTGATGAGGGGCTGTGGGGATAGGATAGGGCAGCGCGTCCAAGGTTTGGGTTGCAGGGGGCAGCCCATGTTACAGCTGGTGAGATGTGAGCACACGTCTTTGGTAATCTGATGACTGCTCTAAGTCTCCAAAAGAGAGGATGGCTGAGGGGCCTGGCAAGGAGTGCTCATGACTTTCTGCCTCTCTTCAGTGGTGTCCCATCATTCCAATGAACTTCCTGCCATCTTGGGTGATTCTGGGCTAAGCCACGCAGACCGCACTGCTCACCTCAATGCTCTCAAGATGAACTGCTACTTGCTGACTGGCCTGGTGGATGCCTTTGAAATGGAAACCTGCAAAAGTGGTTTGTTGGAGGTGGGTCCTGGTGGGAAGGTAGGTGAGGGGACTGGGGGGAAGACGAGGTGATAAAAGTAGAAAACATGTAAGCTTGCTGATCTCTGTGGTTTCTATCAGATGTTATAGCTGGGTTTATTTAAACACGTTGCCAGCAGGAGCAGTGCATTAATGTGGAGTACTCGTATTTCTGTGAAACTGTAGACGGAAAACATCCAAAGAGACAATATTTGTCTAAATATCAGCGGGGCCTCAGATGCCCAGGCCTCTCTCTTTCACTCTTCAGTGTCTGGCTGGTACTTAGTGTGCTAGTATTTTCTCAAGAGTTCCTTTCTGTGCTCAAAGATGACAGCAACGGTTGTTTGATGTGGGCATATAAGCTCCTCATACATCTCACTGTATGTCTCTTAGTGTTGTAGATTTTGacagccattttcttttttgagggaAGCGGGGTGGTGATggtgttttttctgttgtcaAGCTGCTGATGTATCGCGTTGTGTAATCTTCTTTCTAGAACAAGAAGAGCCGTACCAAGACCTCTGgatccttgtgggaagaggagagggagccGCTCTTAAGGCTACtcatgcagctgctgcagctggatCTCCATAAGCTTTGGGGTGGTTCAGCGGTGGAAGAAGAGTTTGTCAGGTATGGGATGGAGTGGATGTAGAGGTGGGATGAGCGACAGTGGTTTTCTGGAGGGGAGGGTTAAATGTTAAATCTGCCAGTGAGGTGGTATTACAGCCCTCTGTGGGGTACAGATCTCTGAGAAACTGAGGAAACTGTCTTGAGGCAAAAGCAATGTGTTTATCCTTTCCTCGTGTAGACCTCTAACATTCAGATGTTGTTTGCTCAGGTTTTTAAGGATACTGGAGAATCTCTCTGGTTTGAGAGAAATGTGTTTGCCTAGTGCAGTGTGCTAGCATGATGTTGGTGCAAGTTGTGATAGTGAGGTTTACTGTCTCTCTTCTGTGGCTTTAGCTTAATGACAGGAAGCTGCTACCGTGTCCTGGAGAATTCAAGTATTGGTCTTCAGAAGTACCGGGCCACACGGGAGGCTGTGACACATCTGCTTGCCACAGCTCTGGTTCATTATGATCACATGTTCAGTGAGTTCCTGCTCTTCTGCCTTCTTCCTGAAGCCATTCCCAGTTACTTTCCCTgacctctttcttccttcttacatGAGAAAGGTGCCACTCTGAAGATCGCACAGATGCTGCAGCACTTTGAACACGTAGCCCCAGTGTTTGCACAGGCTGTGAGCCTCTGGGCTACAGAGTATGGTCTGAAAAGCCTGGTGGGTGAATTGCTAAGGTGAGAAACATACCCCGAGGCTTGTCCTTCTATCCCTAGCAACTTGAAGCGCCCTATTCCTTGTTTCATCTTTCTGTGCAGGGAAATTGGACAAAAATGTCCGCAGGATCTGACTCGCGATGCTTCTGGTGTCAAGGGTTATGCTACCTTTATAACTGAACTGGCTGAACAGATTCCAGCTCTGGTGCTATCCAACATGAGCGTTCTCCTGCGTCACTTGGATGGGGAGGTACATTTCTGCAATATTGCCTGTCTGGAGAAGTCAAGTGGTGGAGGTGCTGCTATCcagtttttctgtctgaaaacagAACCTCTTTCACAGAGAACAAGTAGCCAAAACCTGCCCTTTGGAATAGGTTTTGCCCTTACCTAAAAGatgcaaaggaaatggaaatcATGACATCTACTGTCTGGTTGTTACTCTCAGGTATCAGAGAATGGGAGACTGCTTACTGGTCTGAGATCCCAGCCACTGTCCCTTGTTCTTCAGTACTTAATGAGTTTGTCATTGTGTTACCTTTTTTTAAACTGCCCTTAAAAGCCATAAGTGTTTCTCGTATCAGTTCTTGGCTTCTGTGGACCTAGCTGGATAGCAGGGTTGGATTACACTGTCTTGCAGGCATACCTGTGCCCTCCCAAGGTTAATACAAACTCCATAATGGAGAAATTCACTTAAGGCTGGAGCCTGAGACTTAGAAAGCCCAAACTCTGGGCCATCCTTCCCCTTGGCATATCAAGTCATGTCTTTTTATCTGTTCCTGGTTCAACTACTCTTCTTTTTGCAGAGTTACATGATGCGAAATGCCATTCTGGTGGCTATGGCAGAAGCGCTGGTGCACGTGCTGAATGGTGACCAGCTGGAGGAAGCTGCCCGTGGTACTCGGGACCAGTTCCTGAATATGCTGCAGGCCCATGTCTGTGACATCAATGGCTTTGTGCGCAGCCGTGTGCTGCAGCTTTTCACTCGAATCGTTCAGTGCAAGGTAAGTCTGTGCTAGGGAAGTGGTGTTGCTTCAGTCATCCTTTCCGCTGTTGTGTTTTCTAAGGGAATTTCTGTCACCCTGCTCTTTGTTTGCAGAGTCTGAAGTTTAGTAGAGAAAGGTATTGTCCCCGTGTACTGTGGTGTCCGCAGTTCCTTTTTCCCAAGAGACCAAAGATCCTAAGGGCGAGGGAACTGGGGAACAgaaattaaatgctgtttttcattgCTGGGACAGACTAGAAGGAAGAGCACAGTATGCAAGCTCTTTTTGGACATTGGTATGGGAAAACATCACCCTTGCTAGATATACTAAAACTTGACTCACTGGGACCCTGGATAGCCTAACTGAAGTCCTTGCTTTCAACAGAGGTTGGACCAGAAGATATCCAGAGGTCCCTTCAGACCTAGACTTTTCTATAAATCTATAATCTATTCCTTTTAGTAAATTAATATGTCTGcagtaaaataacttttcctgAGTCTCTAGGCCTTCTTGCTAACTTTGTCTATGCTCTCATTGCGTGCTAGGCCCTGCCTTTGACTCAGTTTCAGTCTGTGGTATCGCTGGCTGTCGGGCGTCTCAGAGACAAATCTGTGGTAGTAGCTAAAAATGCGATCCAGCTCCTGGCTGCATTTTTATCCAACAATCCCTTCTCCAGCAAGGTAATTCCGACTAGTATGATGGCTATGTTAGATGTCTGTTTGCAGGCTGAATATCCGCAGCTTGCTATAGCCAGAGCAGCAGCCTTTCTGTGTCTTGTGGGAGGGACAACGTAGCCTTGGAATCTGCAGGTGGGAGCTTTCTGGCTTTCCCAGGTTCAGATCTTGCTTCCTCTGGCTCTTCCCTCGCTTGGTGTAATCAGTAGGTATGCTGAAGGCCAGGAGGGATGTGTTTGATTGTGGAAAAACCTGCAGCAGTTTGATTTGAATCCACTGTGGGGTTTCTTTCCTTAGGATCAGAATTAGTCTTTTAGAACATtctgcacagagctgcagctctTTGTGTTTAGCTGCACCTTCTCCTGAGCTCCTGAGCCTCAAACTGGCAATTTATAGTAGTTCCCATTCTAGGATGATGGCCAGAGTCCAGTTTCCAAAACCAGGGTTATGTGAGGGGGTTGACAACTTAAAGCGGGGagtggaagagaaaggagaattctagcatttcagaaaaaggaggataagtaacatatttcttctcttcctggCATCTTCAGCTAAGCTGTACTGACTTGGCTGAGCCACTGAAGAAAGAGGTGCAGAAGCTGCAAGAAATGAGAGACCGTGACAGATCCACAGCAGGTaatttcccttcttcctctttccccttcccaggGCATAtcagggttttgggttttttttcctcgtCTTAAATTTGCTCCCAGGTTGTAGTGGCTTTTGTCTCAGATCTTACTTGTGTGAGATGGTGAAGCCAGATAACTGGGATTAAACTCACAACAGTTTTTCATACAGTGGTGTTATAAAAGGATAGTTTCAATGTCCATGTATAGATCAACAATTAAATATCCTATTTTCAGGGTAAGAACTGAAAATACCTATGAATACCCTCCCAGGTTTCTATTTTCAACCATTCGAGGATTGCTTGAGCCATAATTTTGGTCAGATATTAATTTAAACTTGATTAGCTTTGGACTTGGTGCTGCCTACAAAACAATAAATATCAAATGATGGTTCTCTCTTAcctgttttgttgttggtggggtttttttaccctcagtggtttctttttttatgccaAAGAGTTCTTGCCTATTCTTGCTGCAGTCTGGGTGGGATCAGCAATGGGAATAGTGCCTGCctgcagggaataaaaaaaaaaaagtagaattccTAAGTTCCATATGAGTTTCTCTCCCCATTTAAGGTGTTATTTGAGTCTCTGTATTCTTCATTCccgctgctggttttttttagcaGCTCCAGTGATCACCCCAGAGGAAGAGTGGGAAGCAATGCTGCCAGAAGTTAGGGCTGCCACACAGCAGCTCTTTCAACCAcagcaggaaggggaagaggaggtgcTGGAAGTTGAGGAAACAGCGGAGAGTACATCAGAGCAAATCACTAGGCTGCTGAGGAAGCTGAATTACAAGTAAGAAGACTCTGTAGTTTGAAAGAGTGTTTATCCCAAGGGATGTGTTCGTCTCTTGTTCCCTGTTCAAGAAAGGTTTGAGCTCCAGGGTGGAGGGATGATTTCCAGTAAGATTTCTCTGGAGGAAGAGATTGACATGGGCACCCAGCACAAGATGCTGGCAGGAGCTGCTTTCCCAGGTGTTCAGGGCAAAGTTGGGTGGTTTCCCTTGTGTTCTGCCCTAACGGGTTGCTGACGTTCTTCTCGTGGGCAATGTCATTGTCCAGGAGTGCAGCCCACCTTACGCAGAAGGCCCTGTGTCGCTTCCAGGGGAAGGAGCCCTTCAGTGGCCCCACAGAGGAAAATGAGGAGGCAACAATCCTGGGTGTTTTGAAGAGACTTTACACAGGTAACTACTTCAGATCACTCTGTCTCTTCCCTAAGTCCAAGCTGATGCTGGAGCTAGACCAAAACCCTCTGGAATGCCCTGTCCGTCCTTCTGACCTGTGGGGCTCAGTCTGTGCATACTTGACAGCTCATAGAGCTGCACCATCTCTGAATCATTTGCTCCTCTAGTGGCCTGGCATTTTGGCTGGATCACATTAGTCCTGTTATTTCATTTCTGGTTGGAACAGTTCCATGTTCCCAGTAGAATTGCATTTCTGATGCTTTAACTTACGTAATATCTGCTGAGGGGAGGGAAGCTAGCGTTATCCACTCACACCCTTCTGTCCTGTCTGAATTTGTCAGGAGTTCTGCTTCCTGAACAGGTGGTGGCACATAATGCTTACCCTTAGCAACCTTGACCAAGTATCTGGTTCAAGCAAAGTCTTGCTTATCTGGGGCTCAAGCCTCTGGGTGTATTTCTTGTGCTTTATCTTTGGTGTTTGTTTCAGAATAAGGTTTCCTAGCCAATCCCCTTGAGCTCATTTCTATCAAAAGTCTACTATCTAAAAAATCTTCTTAACTTTGTCAACTCTTCACACTCGCACAAACTTTGCTAGGGAGTAGTAGTGTTTGCCTTCTCCTTACTCTGCCCTGATTCCCTTTCAGAGCCTCATCTGTCTTTGGGTAGCTGTCAAGTTCAAATTAACCCCTTCAGCATTTTAATGGAGTTTACCCCAACTGGACCATGCCTTTCTCCACCCCTGTATTAAGTTGGCATTTCTGTGGTGCATCACATTGTAGTACCGGAACTTGCTCTACAGCGTGCTGAGATTTTGTCTTTGTAGCTATGTCTGATGGCAGAATTTAGATTTTTGTCTCCTGGTTCTTGCAAGGTGTTGTCATGGGGTGGAGAGGGAAGGGTGAAAATGCCCTGAACCGTGCCTGCTTTTCTTGTACTTTCAGTACTGCTCACAAACAAGTGTTTGTGCTGTGCAGGTTCATGCCCAGGTGAGAACAGTGAGGATCCTCCACATGGCAACAGTAGTCGTAAGACCAAAGAAGTTGTACCAGAAGAGCAGTCTCAGACAGAGCTGGTCAAACAGGAGATGTTGGTGCAATACCTGCAAGATGCTTACAACTTCTCAGTGAAAATCACAGAAGCCCTGAGCCTGATCAGCAAGATGATGTACGAAAACTGTGTCTCAGGTGTGTGAAATAGCCATGGGGCCCTTTCTCCCCTGTTAAGTGTTTCCAGATCTTTCCCCTTGCTGGAGAGGAGACGTGGGAGTGGTGGAGCtccaggggaagggaaaaaggttggaggagctgctcttcactgagcagATGTTGGATGCACTTCCAGGCTATCGGAAAAGCAAGCACCGTCTAAATGGGTGTCGCAAAGGGGTTGTGTTGGGGCATGAATGGGCTTTTTAggaatcaatttttttaaatatcaaggttgataatgtttttaaaagccagGTGACCAAAATGACTTAATTTATGGaagctcctccacctcctgcgAGGGGGGATGTATGTTCATCTCGGCCGAGGTTCTCCCAAAGTAAGCGTGGCCAGTGAAGCTGGGTTCTCTTACCTGCTCAGTGCCCTGATGCAGCTTCAGGTGTTATGCTGGCCACAAGAGGGGAACTGAGCAGCTTGTTTCATCCACCTCACCTTTCCTTAAACTTTATTCTGTAGCTAAAAGTGATCCTGATCAACAGGTTCTACGGCCTGGTCCTCTTCAGTGCTGTAGTGAAAGGTGGTGATGAGTAAGCCTTTGAGTTAATTCAGCCATTCATATTTAATATTAGAACTACTGTAACCAGTTAGATTTTTTTGGAGGGCTTATCATGAATCAGCACCCCTGAGGGTGCTTGGGGCATAGAGGGGcacagctccctcctctcccatcctCCCTGGCACATCCACATGCCAACCACTTGCATGGTTCTGGGGTACAGATGGGTCTGGGCACTACAGCACCCCAGCTTCACGCAAACACTTCTGAGGCTTCATCTGTATTAAGGACTCATATGTTACCCATGATAAGCACGTGGGCTTCCCCAGCAAGATTTAGGTGTCATTAGCTgtttgcacacacaaaaatgaacTCCTGAGTTCAGTGTCTTTGCAGGTCATTTGAAGTTCAAGGCTGAGAGGGTGCCCCTCACCTGGTACTTAAACACCTGGGGTTTGGCTTACTTTTTTATGGCTGTGCAGATTTTACTAACTTTTCACCTCCCTGTTGTCCTGTGCTGTAGTTAAGGAAGGCAAGTTGGGTGTCTGGACAGCCAAGACATTTTGAGACATTATCTTCATTTGGAGACAATATGCTGCTGGGTAAGAGGGTGGTGGTAAGGGATGTGTGTGCTCAGatttagattttttaattaaagatttaagatttaaagattttgttttttctgttgcaaatatGTAACTTCTGGTGTGACTGGGCGCAGGGGAAGCATACCAGCTTGTCTGATAGGGGATCTTTATTCAGATTGTAAGTTGGAGCTTATACTGGTGTAAGCTCCCACTTAACCAGAGGTCAGACTCCATGAACTGTTCATTGTACAGTCCCTCTAATCATTCCTGTGGGTCTCTTGTGAATACTCTCCAACttaatgttttttcttgtcttaACGAGCAGAAGACTGGGCAGTATATTTCAGGAGTAGTCAAGCTGGAATCAGATACATTATTCCTTAGCCCATTTATACATCAAATAGCTTAGTTTCTCTGGTTACAGCATCTCACAGGGACTTGCATTCAGCTGCTCTTGTCTGCTGTGACCATgagatcttttttttccaaagctactGTTTCCCAGAAgagaattttgttctttctcaAACATGGTCTCTGTGCTCTTCTCCTAAATGTATCACATGACCAATATTACAGCTAAATCTAACCTGTGCCCATTTCCTCCAGGAGATCTATGTCTTTGTATTAGTGACCCCATCCTGCAGTATGCCTATGAATTTGTTTTAATGGCCTCTCTAATGGGGATTAGGAAAGAACTGCACTAACGCAACTGTTCTCTCTGCAGTGGTGCAGGAAGCCATTGAGTTCTTTGTGACAGTCTCGAAGTTTGGTGTGCCCCAGGCAGTGGTTGGAGTCCGCAGGATGCTCCCCCTCATATGGTCAAGAGAGGCTGGTATTAAGGAGGCCGTGCTGAATGCCTACAGGCGGCTCTATCTGAGCCCCAGCGGGGATTCGGAGAGGTATGGCTCTTCCTaatcagaaggtttttttctggtttgttttttttttctctttcccctgctactccacccctcccctccttcttttGGGGAGCTGTTGGGAATGGGTTATGgacacaaagagaaataaaagttgCCATGCTTCATGCTGAGCTGAAACATAAGGTTATATATCTGTATCCCAATCTTCCTGTGGGACCCGCTGCTGAGCTTCTGCTCTTGGTTTGTCATAGTGTTCACGTGTAGGAAATTCATGCAGCAGAACTCCATGTGAGACCTTATGGAAGGAGAAGCTgagaattattttaaactaaacTGTTATCAGGCACTCACGCTTAACACTCTCATCCATTTCACTCTCATACAAAGCACTGCACCAAGATACATGTGCCCAAATGATCTGGGCCGGGTCTCTATGTAATAGGGAACAAGGGGTGTTAGTTATGAATGTTCATCTTGTCAGCGGGGTTCTTGATTGGCAGCAACGAACTGATTTTTTGGATGGCTATTTCAGCCCCTTTGGGAGTCAGCTGTTGTTACAGACTCATCCCATATCTAAGAGTCTTGCATACTTCACCCTCTGTAGCAAAGTTGTTGCCTGGTGTCTGTTCCCCCATTTGGGGTTTCTTATGGCTGTAGTTGCTCACCCTGTTGGAATAAGAGGAATGGTATACAGTGAGGTCTAAAGTTGGAGCTATCTTTCTATTACCAGAGCTCAGGTTTTTTGCTGACACGTCATGCATGCTCTGGCCTTATCTGAGTAGAGAGGCATTCTGCTTCTGATGTACATAACACATTCCTCAGCGTTTACTGGTTTTCTTACTGTCAGTTCTGTCCTTGATTTTTCAATGTACACCGTTTCTTTATCCCTCACACTATACAAGGTTAGTTCTTATTATCGTTTGGGTGCTTTCACACACATTTCTATTTGTATTTCATTCAGACCGCTCTTAAATCTTTATGTAACAAATCTCTACGTGTGGCAGGTGAGAGGATGTTAATGGGGTCTTTGTTGCTGATCCTTAGTGAGGATTTGGGGGTGGGAGCTGGGTACCACTTGCGTTCTTGTTTCTTCCACGCTAGAGAGGAGCTGCTTCTCCTATCTACTGTGGcacttgctcttttcttcttagCACTTGCCCACATGTAAATCCTGTTGGATACACACACGCCGAGATAAGTGTGATTCCCTGGTGAGATGCACCATACCTCACCCTCATTTGCGCCATCAGGGCAATAAAAAGCACCCACTGCTTCATATTTCTTCTTGatagttgtcatggtttaaccccagccagcaactaaacaccatgcagctgctcactcactcgcCCCCcaatccagtgggatggggaagagaattggggggggggggaagtaaaattcgtgggttgagataatagaacagaaaagaagaaactaataatgttaataacaataataaaattacaataataataataaaaggattggaatatacaagtgatacacaatgcaattgctcaccacctgccaactgatgcccacttagtccccgagcagcgattccccccagccccactccccccagtttatatactagacatgacagacatcacatggtatggaatacccgtttggccagtttgggtcagctgtcctggctgtgtcccctcccaactccttgtgcccctccagccttcttgctggctgggcatgagaagctgaaaaatccttgactttagactaaacattacttagcaacaactgaaaacagcagtgtgttatcaacattcttctcataccgaactcaaaacacagcactataacagctactaggaagacaattaactctatcacagctgaaaccaggacaatagtcTTGCCTGGAGATGACTCTTCTGCAGTTTGAGCTCTGGCCTAATTTGTTCGTAGAGAGGTTTTCCATTTCTTATGCTCTAGGGAATAGTACTTTGACTTGTGGTTGAAAGCAAGCTGGGAAGTGTCTGGCAAGTGCCTCTTGTTGGGTCTTTGAGCaccaggaggagcagcagcgcACAAGGCAGTGGACTTCTGAGCCCATGTCACACTCACTGGCAGTTGAGCTGGGTGACTTGGAGAACTCCAGCTTGTGAAAGGGGAAGTTTTCCTGTCCCCAGGGATCAGCTCTGTTATCTAATAGATGTCCTCAGCTCTCTGAATAAGAGAGTAATTGTgacagttgctttttctttttctttacctttaaatttttttttattgttactttattttattttttccccccttcaaaGGGCCAGAGCCCAAGGCCTGgtgcattctctctctctcatcatGGTGGATGCATCGCTAGGAACGATACAGTGCTTAGAAGAAATAGTGAGTACTTGCCTTGCCTGGGTTTGGACTGTATTTGTGATCTTAGATGTCTGTTATATTAAAATGGTAGTCATTGCAGTTAATGTCTTTGCTGGTTTGAAGTCCATCCTCGTGCCTCTCCCTACTTgctttattccatttcttttccagatCTCGGAGTTTGTGcagaaagatgaaataaagcCTGCTGTGATCCAGCTGCTTTGGGAGCGAttcacagaaaaatctcagtgCTCATCACTAGAGCGAcgtgctgctgtgatgctgctgGGGATGATGGCACGGTGAGCCCAGGGCCTGGTCTAATCCTGTAAGTGGGAGGATGTGCAGGGAGTCGATTTTTATCGAAGAACTGTGGGTGCTGCATCAGCTGACCCTTTGTTCTGCAGCTTCAAAAATAGTAACCACGTCATGGGGTAACGAAGCCTGGAATTAAACATAGTTGTGCTGGGTCCCACCAGCATGGTCTCTGAATGAGTATGACGACATTACTTTCTTTGTGTTCTGAATGTCCATCCCTTCTCAGAGCTTACCATGTCACAGCTCTGCAGCTTTGTCTGTGTTTGGATAAGACCAGTGAGAAGCTGCTGAGTAGAGATGTCTGGAGCCTTTAGCATGAAGGGAAATGAACCTGCTTCCCTTTCCAGGGGCAAAAAGAGTGTGATTTCACTATAAGGTTTTCATTTCCTCGGTTTCCCAGCCCAGTAACCCTTTGGCATTTAGCTTACCTGCTGATTTCTTCTTGCTCTTCCTACTTCAGTCCTTCATCGGTCAAAAATAGGCCTGCATAATGATGATCTTAAAGTTCTTGGCTCTAGAGCTGGAGCCATTTCTGGAGCTTACAGCCAGTTCTGCAATTTGAGTATTAGATATTCCTTCCAAGGTATTTCTACCACCCCATCCCATGTGCTTGTGGCAGAATTGTAGGCATCGTCTCAAAATTAATACCCTTCCCTAAAATCATGGGAATTAAAGAAAACTGTAGGTTTCTAGGGTATCCTGTGAGATCCTGCCTTGAGTCCaggggtatgtgtgtgtgaaataagAACAGCATCGCCGCCTTCACAAATCTGCTAAGCGAGGTGATTTTGCTTTTGTCCTATAGATGCCCGTTATAAACTTCTTAGATTCTCTTCTTAAATACATTAGATTCTGTTCTTGCCTTCTTCACCCAGTTAATTCTATGTTCCTCAGATCAGGCCTGGACTGAGGAATATACAATTCTACCTGTCACAGGTAGAAAGtggggggtgggtttggggttttttttgttgtgttgttttctttcccacagtAGGGAAGGAAGTGGCACATGACACCAGTCCTGAGCTGCTGgactcttttctgttttgcaacatttttctttgtcttacCCTTTTAAGTTTTGGTCCTTCCTGATAAGAGAGAGGAGTCAAGAATCTTCTTTCTTTACAAAGAGACAGTGTGCTGAGCGGTGTTCACTTTGAAGAACCTCATCTCTTAGCCGAGTGTGGGTTATACTGACTTCTGTGGAATATTGCTTGCTGCTTTTATAGCTATATCTTGAATTTGCTGCTCTTATAGCTGTATCTTGAATCATTGGATGGATTTgggttttgtgtgggttttttttcccccctcttactCAAACCACTGCCTTCTGCAAGGTACAAGGAGTATTTCTCTTGGTTATCCACACTTCTGTAAACTTTCAGCAGCAACTCACATAATACCCCCATCCCTTCCATTCCACAGAGGGAAGCCAGAGATCATAGGTAGCAACCTGGACGTCTTGGTGACAGTAGGGCTGTCTGAGAAGGTATGCGAAGACTATCGCCTGGC includes:
- the NCAPD2 gene encoding condensin complex subunit 1 isoform X1, with the translated sequence MAGAMAAAWEFHLPLSPADLLRDDGPGRYVVQEVLPARELPPALTAFRTAFRARGALAVLQHFDPLYSLLHHFQAVGTDAKEDALELMMRVVSHHSNELPAILGDSGLSHADRTAHLNALKMNCYLLTGLVDAFEMETCKSGLLENKKSRTKTSGSLWEEEREPLLRLLMQLLQLDLHKLWGGSAVEEEFVSLMTGSCYRVLENSSIGLQKYRATREAVTHLLATALVHYDHMFSATLKIAQMLQHFEHVAPVFAQAVSLWATEYGLKSLVGELLREIGQKCPQDLTRDASGVKGYATFITELAEQIPALVLSNMSVLLRHLDGESYMMRNAILVAMAEALVHVLNGDQLEEAARGTRDQFLNMLQAHVCDINGFVRSRVLQLFTRIVQCKALPLTQFQSVVSLAVGRLRDKSVVVAKNAIQLLAAFLSNNPFSSKLSCTDLAEPLKKEVQKLQEMRDRDRSTAAAPVITPEEEWEAMLPEVRAATQQLFQPQQEGEEEVLEVEETAESTSEQITRLLRKLNYKSAAHLTQKALCRFQGKEPFSGPTEENEEATILGVLKRLYTGSCPGENSEDPPHGNSSRKTKEVVPEEQSQTELVKQEMLVQYLQDAYNFSVKITEALSLISKMMYENCVSVVQEAIEFFVTVSKFGVPQAVVGVRRMLPLIWSREAGIKEAVLNAYRRLYLSPSGDSERARAQGLVHSLSLIMVDASLGTIQCLEEIISEFVQKDEIKPAVIQLLWERFTEKSQCSSLERRAAVMLLGMMARGKPEIIGSNLDVLVTVGLSEKVCEDYRLAQEVCNAIAKLAGKPKPALGNNNTPFRLPQNHMLFGCLSKTVSKGFDQPSGHWIPFMEAAVMLIYQLAEGAEEICAHILQVCSQQALEKLQEADGQKADPGVSPSRVSGGASSLPTFLLTHLVSLVGQVALQQVAHLEVSVSAELRRRRILREEEKTKKRSDSSMRQKRLRSTGNETTMEEELGLVGATADDTEAELIRNICEKELLDGKHLFSAFVPLVLKICNNPGLYSDSALSAAAALTLGKLCMISSEFCDSHLRLLFTMMEKSTLPGVRSNLIIAAGDLAIRFPNLVEPWTSHLYARLRDPCPSVRQTAGLVMTHLILKDMVKVKGQVSEMAALLIDPEEAIMGVAQNFFSELSNKGNAIYNLLPDIISRLSDPNCGVEEESFHIIMRHLFSYITKDKQTESLVEKLCQRFRTARTERQYRDLSHCLTLLPLSERGLHKLQDNFDCFADKLQDPAVYSCFQTVLVRFRRAGGKPENKTLAEELEQKLSASHNRGLDSAETCQEGSRTPVPEPAKQKPTGGSRRQPLSTANRDDDFVTPQPRTFRNQKRAQKRPPLKKAVITFSSDEENSSEDELSAELTEEETPTKTTPITRSSARRLR